The following are encoded in a window of Methanobrevibacter ruminantium M1 genomic DNA:
- a CDS encoding fumarylacetoacetate hydrolase family protein, whose protein sequence is MKFLRFKKKINELGKDNSIKIGFYDGEKIIELKGDILDYFNSNLDEIKENMIESYSLEDIEIEAPVNPSKIICIGLNYKDHAKELNLELPKKPVIFIKPNSALNSTEKNIIFPNISKQVDYEGELAVVIGKATKKVSKEEADDYIFGYTIINDVTARDFTLGDGQWTRGKSCDGFAPIGPFIETDLDPLNQRIVTKVNGEIKQNSNTSMMIFSPQEIIEFISQTTTLNPGDIIATGTPPGVGPMDAGSTVEVSIEEIGILKNYLIKEE, encoded by the coding sequence ATGAAGTTTTTAAGATTCAAAAAGAAAATCAATGAATTGGGCAAAGACAATTCAATCAAAATAGGATTCTACGATGGAGAAAAGATAATCGAACTTAAAGGAGACATATTAGACTATTTTAACTCTAATCTAGATGAAATAAAGGAAAATATGATAGAATCATATAGTCTAGAAGATATAGAAATAGAAGCTCCAGTAAATCCATCTAAAATCATATGCATTGGCCTAAACTACAAAGACCATGCCAAAGAATTAAATTTAGAGCTTCCAAAAAAGCCTGTAATTTTCATAAAGCCAAATTCTGCATTAAACAGTACAGAAAAGAATATAATCTTCCCTAACATTTCAAAGCAAGTGGATTATGAAGGGGAATTGGCAGTTGTCATTGGAAAGGCAACAAAAAAGGTATCTAAAGAAGAGGCTGATGATTATATATTCGGCTACACAATCATAAACGATGTCACCGCAAGGGATTTCACCCTTGGAGATGGCCAATGGACAAGAGGAAAAAGCTGTGATGGATTTGCCCCAATAGGGCCTTTTATTGAAACAGACCTTGACCCATTAAATCAAAGAATCGTAACAAAGGTAAACGGAGAGATAAAGCAGAATTCCAACACTTCCATGATGATCTTCTCCCCACAGGAGATAATTGAATTCATATCACAGACAACTACCCTCAATCCAGGAGATATAATTGCAACCGGCACACCTCCAGGTGTAGGTCCAATGGATGCTGGTTCAACTGTAGAAGTCTCTATTGAAGAGATAGGAATCTTAAAGAACTATTTAATAAAAGAAGAATAA
- a CDS encoding EFR1 family ferrodoxin (N-terminal region resembles flavodoxins. C-terminal ferrodoxin region binds two 4Fe-4S clusters.), with translation MIFYYTGTGNSKYVAETIAKSNEEEIISIPDCIRENKFTFDVKEDEIIGFVCPIYSLGIPDSVRIFLKKLRLNYNKKPYIFLVATYGSTVGNIKSIVSKYFKKIDGFFNVKMVDNWVPKFDLTDQNYIKQAEEYGEKRLEEVNNLILLRKTGKYLENENKIFSGFIYKVGYDFIRNTSNFKLDDNCIGCGICRNNCPTNTIKIENKRPVWKRKKCDMCFACLHRCPQFAIHYGKRSIEHGQYLNPNVKL, from the coding sequence ATGATATTCTACTATACAGGAACTGGAAACAGCAAATATGTAGCAGAGACAATAGCTAAAAGCAATGAAGAAGAGATTATCTCAATCCCAGACTGCATAAGGGAAAACAAATTCACATTTGACGTGAAAGAAGATGAAATAATAGGATTTGTATGCCCAATCTATTCGCTAGGAATACCAGATTCTGTTAGAATATTCCTTAAGAAACTCCGCCTTAACTATAATAAAAAGCCATATATCTTCCTTGTAGCCACATATGGAAGCACTGTTGGAAACATTAAAAGCATAGTTTCAAAATACTTTAAAAAGATAGATGGATTCTTCAATGTAAAGATGGTAGACAATTGGGTTCCTAAATTTGATCTAACAGACCAAAACTACATAAAACAGGCTGAAGAATATGGAGAGAAAAGATTAGAGGAAGTGAACAATCTAATACTCTTAAGAAAAACAGGAAAATACCTTGAAAATGAAAATAAAATATTCAGCGGATTCATATACAAGGTTGGATATGACTTCATCCGTAATACAAGCAATTTTAAGCTAGATGACAATTGTATAGGCTGCGGAATATGCAGAAACAATTGTCCAACCAATACAATAAAAATAGAGAATAAACGGCCTGTCTGGAAGAGAAAAAAGTGTGACATGTGCTTTGCTTGTCTACATAGATGTCCTCAATTTGCCATTCACTATGGAAAAAGGTCTATAGAGCATGGCCAGTATTTAAATCCTAACGTTAAATTATAA
- the hisG gene encoding ATP phosphoribosyltransferase, whose product MKIKIAVPSKGRISEPSIKILEKAGLGLKDSTNRKLFSSTYNENIDVMFARAADIPEFVDEGICDMGISGYDLIEEAGADVKILTDLQFGATKLVLASPENSEINTKDDLKDGMTIATEFPNLTRKYLEENNLNIKIVKLTGSTEIAPFIGIADAITDLTSTGTTLNMNHLKIVDVILESSIKLIANKNSYTEKNNLVEAVSTSIQGVLEAERKKLVMMNVAKENLCEVQKVMPAMSGPTISQVLSEEETMAVQAVVGEDEVFDLVNKLRNAGARDILVVPIERIIQ is encoded by the coding sequence ATGAAAATCAAAATAGCAGTCCCTTCCAAAGGAAGAATAAGTGAACCTTCCATAAAAATACTAGAAAAGGCAGGACTAGGCTTAAAGGATTCAACAAACAGAAAATTATTCTCATCAACTTACAATGAAAATATAGACGTGATGTTTGCCCGTGCAGCAGACATTCCAGAATTTGTAGACGAAGGAATTTGTGATATGGGAATATCAGGCTATGACCTGATAGAAGAGGCAGGAGCAGATGTTAAAATATTAACAGACCTCCAATTCGGTGCAACAAAGCTTGTTTTAGCTTCTCCTGAAAACTCCGAAATAAACACAAAAGATGATTTGAAGGATGGAATGACAATAGCTACAGAATTTCCAAACCTTACAAGAAAATACCTTGAAGAAAACAATCTGAACATAAAGATAGTAAAGCTTACAGGATCTACTGAAATAGCTCCATTCATTGGAATAGCAGATGCTATAACAGACCTTACAAGCACAGGAACAACACTAAATATGAATCATTTGAAGATAGTTGATGTCATCCTTGAAAGCTCAATTAAATTGATAGCTAACAAAAATTCATACACAGAAAAAAATAACCTTGTAGAAGCGGTTAGCACCAGCATTCAAGGTGTGCTTGAAGCGGAAAGAAAGAAACTGGTTATGATGAACGTCGCAAAGGAAAACCTTTGTGAGGTTCAAAAGGTCATGCCGGCAATGAGCGGACCTACTATATCTCAAGTGCTTTCCGAAGAGGAAACCATGGCCGTACAAGCAGTGGTTGGAGAGGATGAAGTCTTTGACCTAGTTAACAAGCTTAGAAATGCTGGCGCACGTGATATCTTGGTAGTTCCTATAGAAAGGATTATTCAATAA
- a CDS encoding flavodoxin domain-containing protein has translation MKTAIIYASKTGTTKKIAKALVDKIDGEVLTIPIARAKSACLLKYDFVIIAGSIHYGRIQGEIKSFVNKNYKTLQGINYGLYITCTNQGKAEEYLNKSFSEEIVKSAFVTACFGAEINPNKGDMITKRIINSNLKRFKKENKEPPSIDWELVDEFADKINKRTIKKK, from the coding sequence ATGAAAACAGCCATTATTTATGCAAGCAAAACTGGAACTACTAAAAAGATTGCAAAGGCCTTAGTGGACAAGATAGATGGAGAAGTCCTAACAATACCAATAGCTAGAGCCAAATCAGCCTGTCTTTTAAAATACGACTTTGTAATCATAGCAGGATCCATCCATTACGGCCGCATTCAAGGGGAAATAAAATCCTTTGTAAATAAAAACTATAAAACATTGCAAGGAATAAATTACGGCCTATATATCACTTGCACAAACCAAGGCAAGGCTGAAGAATATCTGAACAAATCATTTTCAGAGGAGATAGTAAAATCAGCATTTGTAACTGCATGCTTTGGAGCTGAAATAAACCCCAATAAGGGAGACATGATTACTAAACGCATAATAAATTCCAATTTAAAAAGGTTTAAAAAGGAAAATAAGGAGCCACCAAGTATTGATTGGGAGCTTGTAGATGAATTTGCAGATAAAATCAATAAAAGAACAATAAAAAAGAAATAA
- a CDS encoding DUF3985 family protein has protein sequence MLIATIIEILLIILLIYVLFKVAKEGIKIIALLLIIFLILCLLGII, from the coding sequence ATGCTAATTGCAACAATAATTGAAATATTACTCATTATACTTTTAATCTATGTATTATTCAAAGTAGCTAAAGAAGGAATAAAAATAATAGCTCTCTTACTTATTATTTTCCTCATATTATGCCTACTTGGAATTATTTAA
- a CDS encoding Ig-like domain-containing protein, with amino-acid sequence MKNRMILIISLFLISLLAIGAASASEDITDTIEAPAADEVVTVDSEIQEIETVDNNLEEIETDTNNIEEVEAADDEVINETAETEIKDETEITDETIISEEKVQIANDEKIVQDGLLGFSINLTDLLGGESSSLNLSKLLSGDNLNLNLSKLLSGDNLNLNWSELLSGDSFTLNWTDLLGGDSLTVNWTDLLGGESTTLNWTDLLGRDSLTVNWTDLLGEDFTLNLTDLLGRDSLTVNWTDLLGGDSLTVNWTDLLNGDSLTFNWTDLLGDNLTLNMSSLLGGESTTINWTELLGDNLTFNMSSLLGEDFNLNMTSLLGEDFKLNLTNIFGDNLTAIFGENLTNKLEELFGDDFTINMTDLFGEDLALNMSDIFGDDSIFNLSNILGESTTINWTDLLGEGSTLNISKILGESLTLNLTDLFGESSTLNWTELLGGESLTLNWTELLGGDSFTINWTDLLGNSTTINWTDLLGRDSLTVNWTDLLGGDSFTINWTDLLGGETLTINWTKILGNDTSLIDNITSLIDDISPFVDNLTTAVKDLINKFLKEEKTVSVINYEDMTTTAFDSKIDGRIGKYFVVKLTDDKGKALSDKFVQIGFNGRIYNRTSDENGTVKLQINLGYKGDYTFAICFLGDEKTNGSFAVAKITVKKQKAKLTGTAASYKASAKNKYISATFKTTAGSPIAGKKITFTINKKTYTAKTDAKGVAKVKVSITNKGTYAFTAKYAGDDTYATITSASKKLTIK; translated from the coding sequence ATGAAAAATCGTATGATTTTAATTATTTCACTATTCCTTATTTCATTACTCGCTATCGGTGCGGCAAGCGCATCTGAAGACATAACTGATACAATTGAAGCACCTGCTGCTGATGAAGTAGTAACAGTTGATAGTGAAATCCAAGAAATAGAAACGGTTGATAATAACCTTGAAGAAATAGAAACCGATACAAATAATATTGAAGAGGTGGAAGCTGCTGACGATGAAGTCATAAATGAAACAGCTGAAACTGAAATAAAAGACGAAACCGAAATTACAGATGAAACTATCATATCTGAAGAAAAGGTTCAAATCGCTAATGATGAAAAAATCGTCCAAGACGGTTTGCTTGGCTTTAGCATCAATTTAACAGACCTACTTGGAGGAGAAAGCTCAAGCCTTAATTTGAGCAAACTCTTAAGTGGAGACAACTTAAACCTTAATTTGAGCAAACTCTTAAGTGGAGACAACTTAAACCTTAACTGGAGCGAACTCTTAAGTGGAGATAGCTTCACCCTTAACTGGACAGACCTATTAGGAGGAGACAGCCTAACAGTCAACTGGACAGACCTACTTGGAGGAGAAAGCACAACCCTCAACTGGACAGACCTATTAGGTAGAGACAGCCTAACAGTCAACTGGACAGACCTTCTCGGAGAAGACTTTACCCTTAATTTGACAGACCTATTAGGTAGAGACAGCCTAACAGTCAACTGGACAGACCTATTAGGAGGAGACAGCCTAACAGTCAACTGGACAGACCTTCTTAACGGAGACAGCTTAACCTTCAACTGGACAGACCTATTAGGAGATAACCTAACACTCAATATGTCAAGCCTTTTAGGTGGCGAAAGCACAACCATCAACTGGACAGAACTGTTAGGTGACAATTTAACATTCAATATGTCAAGCCTTTTAGGAGAAGACTTTAACCTTAATATGACAAGCCTTTTAGGAGAAGATTTCAAACTTAACCTAACAAACATCTTTGGAGATAACTTAACAGCAATCTTTGGAGAAAACTTAACAAACAAACTAGAAGAACTCTTCGGAGACGATTTCACAATTAACATGACAGATCTCTTTGGAGAAGACTTAGCTCTTAACATGTCAGACATCTTCGGAGACGATTCCATATTCAATCTTTCAAATATATTAGGCGAAAGCACAACCATCAACTGGACAGATCTCCTTGGAGAAGGTTCTACACTTAACATATCAAAAATCCTCGGAGAAAGCCTAACACTTAACTTGACTGACCTCTTTGGAGAAAGTTCAACCCTCAATTGGACAGAACTATTAGGTGGCGAAAGCCTAACACTTAACTGGACAGAACTATTAGGCGGAGACAGCTTCACCATCAACTGGACAGATCTTTTAGGAAACAGCACAACCATCAACTGGACAGACCTCCTCGGCAGAGACAGCCTAACAGTCAACTGGACAGACCTCCTCGGTGGAGACAGCTTCACCATCAACTGGACAGACCTATTAGGAGGAGAAACCCTAACTATCAACTGGACCAAAATCTTAGGAAACGATACTTCATTAATTGATAACATCACTTCATTAATTGATGATATCAGTCCATTCGTTGATAACCTTACCACTGCAGTCAAAGATTTAATTAACAAGTTCCTTAAAGAAGAAAAGACTGTGAGTGTCATCAACTATGAAGATATGACCACAACTGCTTTCGACTCTAAAATTGATGGCAGAATCGGTAAATACTTCGTAGTAAAATTAACCGATGACAAGGGCAAAGCCTTATCAGACAAGTTTGTACAAATCGGATTCAATGGTAGAATCTACAACAGAACCAGTGATGAAAACGGTACAGTCAAATTGCAAATAAACCTTGGATATAAAGGTGATTACACCTTTGCTATTTGTTTCCTCGGTGATGAAAAAACCAACGGATCATTTGCAGTTGCAAAAATTACTGTCAAAAAACAAAAGGCTAAATTAACCGGAACTGCCGCTAGCTACAAAGCATCCGCTAAAAACAAATACATCAGCGCTACCTTTAAGACAACTGCAGGCAGTCCAATAGCCGGTAAGAAAATAACCTTTACCATCAATAAGAAAACTTACACTGCTAAGACCGATGCAAAAGGTGTTGCTAAAGTTAAAGTAAGCATTACCAATAAAGGCACTTATGCTTTCACTGCTAAATACGCAGGCGACGATACTTATGCAACTATTACCAGTGCAAGTAAAAAACTTACTATAAAATAA
- a CDS encoding sodium-dependent transporter, with protein MNQNAQWNSIITFILAMIGLTIGIGNIWRFSYVLYSNGGGSFFIPYFIAIMVMGIPFLILEYGLGFSLKKSFSKLMHDIRPEFEVIAWMLVIFVFIVVIYYMVIIGWDFVYFLNSFSFGWGSDPNSFFMTYVGGTREISQIGRLLLPTLICTTVLWIIFWFVSNRDVDEGIGKISTILMPLLFIIMIFIFLYSFTLPGFDIGIKTLLKPNWSLLLDIHIWLAAFGQTIFTLSIGQAMVYTYASYLPRNSKLVDEVLLVVITNTLYEVFIAIGVFSILGYMSLKSSIPIEKLISEGTGLIFVVFPKIFSEMGFVGQIIGPLLFLSILFAGFTSALALFEPFLSSLCDKFNLSRRKGVTILVIVAVICSIPFSTGISSYLVGIVDKFVNDFGILILIGVQAIIFGWFYGVEKVMPVLNELSTFKVGKSWVFTIKYLLPVLIIIIWVNGVVGLFSNTNSFELIVDLIITFVVVGFSVLFTKLGVKE; from the coding sequence ATGAATCAAAATGCCCAGTGGAATTCAATTATAACATTTATATTGGCAATGATTGGCCTTACCATAGGCATAGGGAATATTTGGCGTTTCAGCTATGTATTATACTCTAATGGAGGAGGATCCTTCTTCATACCTTATTTTATTGCAATAATGGTTATGGGAATTCCTTTCTTGATTTTAGAGTATGGATTAGGCTTTAGCCTAAAGAAGAGTTTTTCAAAGCTGATGCATGATATACGCCCGGAATTTGAGGTAATTGCTTGGATGTTGGTCATATTCGTATTCATCGTTGTAATTTACTATATGGTTATCATAGGCTGGGATTTTGTATATTTCCTAAACAGCTTTAGCTTCGGTTGGGGAAGCGATCCCAATTCATTCTTCATGACTTATGTTGGTGGAACTAGGGAGATATCCCAGATTGGAAGGCTTCTTCTTCCTACATTAATTTGCACAACAGTCTTATGGATTATTTTTTGGTTTGTATCCAATCGTGATGTGGATGAAGGAATCGGAAAGATTTCAACCATTCTAATGCCTTTGCTATTTATAATAATGATTTTTATCTTTTTATACTCATTCACATTGCCAGGATTTGACATTGGAATAAAGACATTGCTTAAGCCTAATTGGTCTCTTCTTTTAGACATTCACATCTGGCTTGCAGCATTCGGACAGACAATATTCACCTTAAGCATAGGCCAGGCAATGGTCTATACCTATGCAAGCTATTTGCCTAGGAATTCCAAATTGGTCGATGAAGTATTGCTTGTGGTTATTACAAACACCTTATATGAGGTTTTCATTGCCATTGGGGTCTTTTCAATACTTGGATATATGTCCCTAAAGTCATCAATACCTATAGAAAAACTAATCAGTGAAGGAACTGGACTGATATTTGTTGTATTTCCAAAGATATTTAGTGAGATGGGTTTTGTAGGTCAGATTATAGGTCCATTGCTATTTTTATCAATACTATTTGCAGGATTTACTTCCGCATTGGCATTGTTTGAGCCTTTCCTATCATCCTTATGTGATAAGTTTAATTTAAGTAGACGCAAAGGGGTTACAATACTTGTAATTGTTGCAGTGATTTGCTCCATTCCTTTTTCAACAGGAATAAGCAGCTATTTGGTTGGGATTGTTGACAAGTTTGTAAATGACTTTGGAATATTGATTTTGATTGGTGTGCAGGCCATTATATTTGGATGGTTCTATGGTGTTGAAAAGGTCATGCCCGTTTTAAATGAGCTTTCTACTTTTAAGGTAGGCAAATCATGGGTTTTTACAATAAAATATCTATTGCCTGTTCTTATTATTATCATTTGGGTAAATGGTGTTGTGGGACTGTTCAGTAATACCAATAGCTTTGAATTGATTGTAGATTTGATTATTACTTTTGTTGTGGTTGGATTCTCTGTTTTGTTTACTAAATTAGGTGTTAAAGAGTAA
- the pyrB gene encoding aspartate carbamoyltransferase, protein MYFKCKLKECNIIFGHNNVISIKDFEKEDIKFILDEAEKLEDIAQSKEKSEELSGKILGLLFYEPSTRTRLSFETAMKRLGGDCISLGETSNSSVAKGESIADTAKMFESYCDAIVIRHDLEGVSRFLSDVIDVPIINAGDGAGQHPTQTLLDLYTIRKHFGKIDGLNIALLGDLKYGRTVHSLSYALGMYDVKMTFVSPEELKMPKENLLDLEKNNIKYKETSNLKDIIDEIDVLYVTRIQKERFPDIEEYEKIKGAYLINKDLLEGKELIVMHPLPRVDEIDYDVDNTKYNKYFEQAANAIPVRMAILKNLIRHRYE, encoded by the coding sequence TTGTATTTCAAGTGTAAACTTAAGGAGTGTAATATTATTTTTGGCCATAATAATGTAATTTCAATAAAAGACTTTGAAAAGGAAGATATAAAATTCATCCTAGATGAAGCTGAAAAGCTTGAAGACATCGCTCAATCAAAAGAAAAATCAGAAGAGCTCTCTGGAAAGATACTCGGACTATTATTCTACGAACCTTCAACAAGAACCAGATTGTCCTTTGAAACCGCCATGAAAAGATTAGGCGGAGACTGCATCTCACTTGGAGAAACTTCAAACAGCAGTGTAGCCAAAGGAGAAAGCATTGCAGACACTGCAAAGATGTTTGAAAGCTACTGCGATGCAATCGTAATAAGACACGACCTTGAAGGTGTTTCACGATTTTTATCTGATGTAATAGACGTTCCAATCATAAATGCAGGAGACGGTGCAGGCCAACACCCTACCCAAACCCTATTAGACTTATACACCATCAGAAAGCACTTCGGCAAGATCGATGGCCTTAACATAGCACTTCTTGGAGACTTAAAATACGGCCGTACCGTACACTCACTTTCATATGCTTTAGGGATGTATGATGTTAAAATGACATTCGTATCCCCTGAAGAGCTAAAGATGCCTAAGGAAAACCTCCTTGACCTTGAAAAGAACAATATAAAATATAAGGAAACATCAAACCTGAAAGACATCATAGATGAGATTGATGTATTGTATGTCACAAGGATTCAAAAGGAAAGATTTCCGGATATTGAAGAGTATGAAAAGATCAAAGGAGCTTATCTTATCAACAAAGACTTGCTCGAAGGCAAGGAACTGATTGTAATGCACCCATTGCCTAGAGTAGATGAGATAGACTATGATGTTGACAATACAAAATACAATAAGTACTTTGAACAGGCTGCAAATGCAATTCCTGTAAGAATGGCCATATTAAAGAATCTCATTAGGCACAGATACGAATAG